One Anguilla rostrata isolate EN2019 chromosome 15, ASM1855537v3, whole genome shotgun sequence genomic window, TTGGATCCAGTGTACGTTTTAATTCTGTTCTACTGTGTGCAACACCCAGTCAAGAGAACATTGGTTACAGAGCGCTCATAAAGAAGCACAACTACTCTTGGATTTAAGATGAGTCCTTCAGGAATGCAACATTAACCACAGTCACAATCTCCCCCAGCCATTTTATATTGGAAACCAAACACAGCATACAATACGTTCATGTTATTTCCAGTGTAAATAAACTTGGAAGTTCATCTTTTTCATCCATTTAAGTGCTTAAGAACGTGCTAAGCTACTGTCTGACACACTGTTGATGCAAGGAGTCACAACCTCATCAGTAACATCCATTAATGCATGAAACAgtcaaaagacaaaatattacCCTGAGAAATCCTGTGGTTCCAAAAAACGCTTCTTAAAAACAGTCATAAACTTCATCCTGTTCTAGTTCTGGAGAGTCTGTTTTGGGAGATCCAGAAGAGAGGTGGAGCAACAAGAGCTGTCCCTGTTTCTGCTTTTCATACCAAcctctggccttaattacttaattagcgcTGACACTTATACCACCACTGACATTTTAACTACACGTCTTCAAGCGCATGAACGAGGACCGAAGACTGTTTTTGTAACCACATATGACATGTTTCGTTGTGATCTAATCTGCAAGTAAACCACGCTGGTgtgtacagccaattagctcacgATTAGCCAGGGTGGAAACGAAAACCTGCACACACCGGCCCGACCAAACCCACCGCCTATCTGCCCAGACAGACTCACCTCTCTAAAACTCCCGGGCAGATCCCACCGTTAATAAACCTCCCGACCAACCACCGCTAATACCGCCAGGCAATGCCACCACCCCATGGCTCTAATAAACCTGCCCTACCTGCAGTCTGCTAGCCGTAGCTGCTGTTCCAGAGACGAACAGGCAGGCTGCAGGGCTCGAACCCGTGTCCTTCAGCTCGTCAATGCCCTGAGCCTGTGCTTTCATTGTACTGGAAGCCCTGTCTGGGAGCACgctttatacattttattctttCACTAAGCTgatcgtttttttaaatgtatgaaacttAAGAGGTTCCTCTGGTGCAGAGACCTACTGCTAGATGTTTGGTCCTCACTCCTCACAACAATCCCAGAATCCATTTCTTATGGTCTCCGTGTTAATCGTTCTCTTAAAAACTTCTCTGATGATCTCAATGCATAACTGTACTGCAAACACTGAGCTGGCTTTTTAGGAATTTAGCATTTATATCCATTTTGTTTAAGCTAATCTTATGATGATGGTTAGAACAGGCTTCAAAGCAGACAGGAGGGATTTGAGATGTTTAGCGAAAGGAAGACGCTTCACAAAAGCACTCCAGCACACGCTCTGAAAAATATCGCATTTTCAAGAAGCAAGGAACTGAAGGTGAACTCATGGCCTGTGCATCTGGGAGAGACGGCAGTCGCCAGAGTGCGACATTCTTCTGGGAACACATCTCTGGGAACATCTCGCAGCAGTTGAACCGGTTCTCCTCTTTTCATTATGCAAAACTAAAACACAGAGTTCAGAGAGAGAACCCAAGTTCAGACTTTCCTTTAAACTTTCCGTCAACAGAACGTGCGTCGGCGGCAAGGGGGATCCCCTCCGGATCCTACGCCAGGGCTCAAGGGTCCAGTCCTCGATCGCGGACACGAGGGATCTGACCTCTGCTATGCAACGTAAATCACCGCTTtgacctgattggctgaagtggCGCTGAAATGGACGGGTCAGCCAGCGGACCGCGTCCGGCGCGGAAACAGGAAGCTGAGCGAGGAGACCGTTTTCCCTTtcgacacacgcacacacacacacacacacacacacacgcacacgtgcgcacacacacacgcaccggaCCCAGCCCATGTCCTTTTTCCCCGCTACCTCGCTGAACGCACAGAGGACTGGAGCTCTTCTGTGGCGCCcccctgtgggcggggcctgggggagacggggcggggcaggtgggTCCTCCGTGTCCTGTCCGGTGTCGGAGGGCCCCGGAAGCGGCCCCACCCTGGGAGTGGGGGCTCGGGGAGTTGGGGATTCGGGGCGCAGCCTCATGTACCCCGCTTTCGCCCTCTCAGTCCTTCGGAGAGTGCAGGCCGTCCGTCCCGCTGACCTCCAGCTCCGaggcctctgattggtcctCGGGAACGCTGACCCCTGAGCGACAGCACACAGCCATTTTTAGGTGCAAAGGTTCATGGGAGTTTTAAACACAGTaagcacattttcaacatacaaaaaatgcaattactcACAGATACAAAGCACtgtataagtcattcattcaaactggcaaaatctaggcctgccattaaaagtattcatCCAAATCTAGGCCATACCTGCCATTCCAATATTGGAGGAGTGCTGTCTGTCAAAGCCTATGATGCTAATAAAAGCTTCAAGCCAATTTACAGTGTTAAAAATGGCTGATCAGCCCTCCCTGAGAAATACCCAAATCCTCTCCCCCTGGCTGGTTCAGGGCTTTAATGGAAATGGAAGTAGAAGTGCAGTTTGCCTTTCATCATCGGTCCTCTCACCTGCACCTGTAACAGGCTCCACGATCTGCACCGGGATGGCCTGTCCGTCATCCAGCAGGATCTGGTGGACTCCGCCCTCCCCGGACCCGTCCGTGAGCGCAGACACGCTGACCAGCTGCCCCACGCCCAGCAGCGGGGCGGGGTCCGACAGGGACACGCCCTCCCCGAGGGGGGCGGCGGGCTGCAGGAACTGGGCGGGGCTGAGGAGCAggggctgcgggggggcggCGCCGGGCGcgtccgggggcggggccaggtcccgctgggggggcggcggcctgTCCGAGCCGCACAGCGCAGGCTGGAACTGGACGCCCTGTTCGGGGGAACAGAGGAGAATCGCAGCCATGGAAACCACGAGCGCAACCATGGAAACCAAGAGCGTAGCCATGGAAACCATGACCGCAGTCACATCAAAAACTAAAGCCCATCAGAGCTGCTGGCCTTTTACATCATGCAATgacatttaatgcatttcaacTTTTAATTAACCACGTGATAGATCTGTAGAACGCATTCGGCCTGCCAGACAGATGAGGACACGTAttaatacacacattaataatgtCACACAAGATTCGTTTGGGGACTCACATGCAGCTGCGCAAAGATCTTGGGCTGCAGGGCGGTGAGCGAGCTGAAGAGCTGCATGGCCTCGTGGGATAGCGTGTCGCTCCCCTCCAGAGCCTCGCCCCGCTGTGGGGTCGCTGGGACacgaggggggagaggggagggcgggTTAGCGTTTAGGAGCACCGATGCCACACGcacgcgtgagagagagagagagagagagagagagatagaggggtgggagagagagagagagagggagagagagagagaggggtgggagagcTGGCGGGAGTTACCTTCAGTGGCGGGGGCCAGCGTCAGGGTCACCGTCTCTGAGAAGGCGCTCTCGCTCCCAGCAGCCCACTGTGGGGTAAAGCAGCGTTAGAGAGGGGCTGCGGGGTCAATGCAGGATTCTGCGTTTTTTACGCACAGCCAAAACGCAGGAGAGAAAATAATACACTGCGTTCGATAAACGCAGATatctgcagtctttttttttttttttaagattaccaCAGACCTCGATGGCCCAGACTTTAacagacacacaacaaaatATTCAGTTACAAGTATgaacaacatacatttattgtgttgttgttgttattttttatcagaatgcaaGTGAATTAGTGTACAGTGCAGATTTTGAAATATCCTGCATTCAAAAGACTCCAAGTGAGCCCCTTTGGCTGTCTTGATTGGGTTAACACAATTGCAaagcccctgtgtgtgttttcattattttaactaTGACCTTGACAAAGACCAGGCCGCTTTAAAACATTTCGCCATGttaaaacaaaggcttacaattTTCTCAAATTGAATGCCTCGAATTCAGTGAAGAAGAAAAGTACTTTTCACATGTTCAGGAGATCAAAGTGGTTTTCTTCATAATTGTTTATTAAGCTTacacctcccccctcacctgcgCATCGGTGCCCTCGGGCTCGaacccggccccgcccggctGCAGCTGCTTCTGGGCCTCGTGGATGTGGTTCTTGATGTCGTTGACGGTCGGAAAATAGCACAGGTTGTGCCTCTCGGGCACCTTGTCCGATTTGAACATCTCGCGCTCCACAAACTTCCTGCGGTGAAGcgaagaggagaggggggcgggatCAGATCAGACAGGCAGCACGCCACCCAATGGGTGGCCGAGGCCATAACGACACGCGCGGCAATCCGACCAATCGCTGACCTCAGCTGCTTGCGGACGGCGTACACCTGGCTGTGCCCCTGTGCCACCAGCTCCACGATCTTCTCCGCCACGCGAGGGTGCAGGCGGGAGGGCACGAAGCTCCCGTCCTCTGCCGTCCCTCCTTCGCCCCCTGCTCcctcttcatcctcatcctcctcctcctcctcctccggctcctcctccttggGGAGCAGCAGCTGGGCGGGGAGCGAGGGCAGGACGGGGGTGTCCATGCTGTGGTACAGATGGGCCTTCTGCGTGGGCAGCTGCACATAGTACCTGATAGGGAGTACAGCACAGGACACAGTtacagctatacacacacaaacactatacacacacagtatacacacacacacactatacacactatacacacacactatacacacacacacacactatacacacacacaaacactatacacgcacactatacacacacacaccactaccgcacacatgtacacacacacacacacacacacgcttactcacacatacacacacacacacacacagctcactcacacatgcacacacactatacacacacaaacactatacacacacagacacaaacactatacacacacacacacacacactatacacatacacaaacactatacacacacactatacacatacacaaacactatacacgcacacactatacacatacaccaacactatacatacacacaaacactatacacacacacacacacactatacacatacacaaacactatacacgcacacacacacaaacactatacacacacacacacacacacacacactatacacatacacaaacactatacacgcacacactatacacacacaaacactatacacacacacacacacactatacacatacacaaacactatacacgcacactatacacacacacacacacactatacacacacacacacactcacacacacacacacacaaacactatacatgcacactatacacacacacacacacacacacacacacaatacacaaacacacacacacacaaacacacacacactcacacacacacacacacacacacacacacacacacacaggcgcagacacacacattacacacacaaacacacacacacacactacacacaccgtacacacacacacacacacacacactctaacacacacacacaaacacacacactcacacacacacacacacacacacacacacactcctgtaccTCAGCACTCCTCCTGCGTCCCACAGGCTCTTCTTGAGGTTGAAGAAGgccttctcctgctcctgccgCACCACCTTCTTGTCCACCTTGGGGTCTGTGGGCACTCTGTATTCTGGAAACTTCCGCACCTTCTTAATGTAAATCCtgcgtgggggggcggggggaaggggggggtggtgataaGAGAACCTCAGAAGAATGGCCAGCTAAACAGATTTTCTTGCCGCACCGTCTCCAGGTAACACAGGACTACATTGTTAAGGCTTTATTTGCAGACCTAGcaggagactgtgtgtgtgtgcaagtcaTCTGGAAAGACAGGTATGAGCATGTCActgcgtgagtgtttgtgcaggtATAACCACCTGACAGGgcaggagtgtgtgtacagcatgtgtgtgtgtgtatgtgtttagtgtgtgagtgtgtgtgtctctacctggcagggcaggtgtgtgtgtgtgtgtgtgtgtgtgtacctggcggggcaggtgtgtgtgtgtgtgtgtatagtgtgtgtgtgtgtgtacctggcggggcaggtgtgtgtgtgtgtgtgtgtatagtgtgtgtgtgtgtgtacctggcgGGGCAGGTGGCTTTGTACTGGGCCCTGGTACTGATCTCCTGCTCTGGCGTCTTTTTGGGCTGGAGCCCCTTCCGGCGCGGCCCAAACTGACACTCCATCACAATGGCCCTGCTgcctgagggacagacagacagacagacacagtaaacCCAAACTGACACTCCATCACAATGGCCCTGCTgcctgagggacagacagacagacacagtaaacCCAAACTGACACTCCATCACAATGGCCCTGCTgcctgagggacagacagacagacacagtaaacCCAAACTGGCACTCCATCACAATGGCCCTGCTgcctgagggacagacagacacagtaaacCCAAACTGGCACTCCATCACAATGGCCCTGCTgcctgagggacagacagacagacagacacagtaaacCCAAACTGGCACTCCATCACAATGGCCCTGCTgcctgagggacagacagacagacagacacagtaaacCCAAACTGGCACTCCATCACAATGGCCCTGCTgcctgagggacagacagacagacagacagacacagtaaacCCAAACTGACACTCCATTACAATGGCCCTGCTgcctgagggacagacagacagacagacagacacagtaaacCCAAACTGGCACTCCATCACAATGGCCCTGCTgcctgagggacagacagacagacacagtaaacCCAAACTGGCACTCCATCACTATGGCCCTGCTgcctgagggacagacagacagacacagtaaacCCAAACTGGCACTCCATCACTATGGCCCTGCTGCCTGAGGGGCAGACAGACAacaggggacagacagacagacacagtaaacCCAAACTGGCACTCCATCACAATGGCCCTGCTgcctgagggacagacagacagacagacacagtaaacCCAAGCTGGCACTCCATCACAATGGCCCTGCTgcctgagggacagacagacagacagacacagggacagacagacagacacagtaaacCCAAACTGACACTCCATCACAATGGCCCTGCTgcctgagggacagacagacagacacagtaaacCCAAACTGGCACTCCATCACAATGGCCCTGCTgcctgagggacagacagacagacagacacagtaaacCCAAACTGGCACTCCATCACAATGGCCCTGCTgcctgagggacagacagacagacagacacagggacagacagacagacacagtaaacCCAAACTGGCACTCCATCACAATGGCCCTGCTgcctgagggacagacagacagacacagtaaacCCAAACTGGCACTCCATCACAATGGCCCTGCTgcctgagggacagacagacagacagacacagtaaacCCAAACTGACACTCCATTACAATGGCCCTGCTGCCtgagggagggacagacagacagacagacacagtaaacCCAAACTGGCACTCCATCACAATGGCCCTGCTgactgagggacagacagacagacacagtaaacCCAAACTGGCACTCCATCACAATGGCCCTGCTgcctgagggacagacagacagacacagtaaacCCAAACTGGCACTCCATCACAATGGCCCTGCTgcctgagggacagacagacagacagacagagggacagacagacagacacagtaaacCCAAACTGGCACTCCATCACAATGGCCCTGCTgcctgagggacagacagacagacagacacagtaaacCCAAACTGGCACTCCATCACAATGGCCCTGCTgcctgagggacagacagacatacagagtaaaaacagaaaatggcacCTGCTGCTCATTGGTCCCTGTACACTGCCCTTGAGATCAGCCTCTTTAGAGACAGAACTAAGGGCGGGGCTTAACCAcactgggggcggggcttacatGCACCAGGGGCGGAGCTTACCCGCGTTGACGAAGGGGATCCCATCGTAGGGCACGTACTGCGACTTCCACATGAGGCGCGTGGCGGGCTTGGCGGGGGATGGCGACTGGCGGGTCCCGAACACGCTGTGGGTGTGCTGCTTGTGCAGCATAAGCAccgcctccagctccgcctcGTTGGTGCAGAACCCGCGGTAGGAGTCGCCGATCTTCTGCTCAGTCAGACGCGAAAAAACCACAAGAGTTCACGTAAGACAACGAGCGCCGGTCACGTCTGGGGAAACCGAACCTCGTTTGCAGATCGTCAGCTCCTCAGACTGCACCATGGCCACCCTGACCCCCTTCAGATttatttctttccctctttgGGTTTCCCTTCAAACAGTGTTACACACACTAGCTATGCTAGCATGCTAAGTTCAGTTAAGCTACGtttatctgttttgtttgtgtgcatgataGTCGGattgtgcaaacacacatgcttgtGCTATGTGTGcgttggtgcgtgtgtgtgtgtgtctgtgtgcatacatgcgtgcgtgtgcgtgtgtgtactgacctcacagctgtgcagcaggtGAGCCCAGCTGGgcgtgttgggggggaggggcttcggGGGGGCAGGACAGCTGTCAGGGGAACTGCAGGAGACAGGAAACCATGGCGATGTGACAGCTGTCTGACACAGACAAACCTCGACCTCTCTACATCCCTGCAGACAGTCCACTACAGCACAGGGACCTCACAGAAACCATGGCTGCAGAACACGTCCCTGCTGGAATGGACAAGGGGGCCAGGTAACGTACCTCTGGGGCTCGGCCTTGCTTTGAGTGACAGGTGGTGATGTCAGCACAGTGGAGCCGCTGGCGGGGTCTGTGATCGCTGTCAGAGTGAtggtctgagcatgctcagtgctggaCTTCTCCACACAGGGGCCTTTAAAGCAGACAAGGGTGAGGGAACAGTGGTGAGTGCAGGGAGAGActtcagacagagagaaagaatagCCAGATTATTGTAAAGAGAGTAGGTTGAATTTTGAGTGTAGGTGTATAAAtataaagagagacagagcaggtcGATGAATGTAGACAAGAGTAAGTGGATGACGGAGTTGGGGTgcattccaatcacttatttttttacctccttgcttccCTTTCTTGGatcctttcctagtatggaaggccaaaagggtcaaaaatatgtgaaactgACGTCTGGAATCACACGTCACACGTAAACGGGGGCTCAAACCAATAACTTGTTTTTAcctcctttccttgcgtcctttcctatctgctagctccacccatcggaggacgcaaggaaaggacgcGAGGAAGGAGGAATCAAGGAAACATGTATTTGGCACAGGGGTATGAACGCAGAAAGAGGAGACAGAAGAGGAGGCGTGGCTctgggtgggcggagcctgcggTGATCGATTGATACCTGCCGTCTCGCCAATGTCCATCAACTGACCCTGTGGAAGCAGCACCTGGGCCCCTCCGAAATGGTTAGACGGGATCACATAGAGCTGCCCGTTCTCCGACTGTCCCGTCAGAATCACCTGTGGAACGGGGACACTTACGGTGACTAACGGCcacaaaataacacacattttggaattacattacattacaggcatttagcagacgctcttatccagagcgacttacacaacttttttacatagcattttacattttatccatttatacagctggatatatactgaagcaattacggttaagtaccttgctcaagggttacaacggcagtgtccttacccgggaatcgaacctgcgacctttcggttacgagcccagttccttacccactgtgctacactgccgcccgaaTTAAAAGTGAAACGTTACTTTTAATTTATCAACGCAA contains:
- the LOC135240690 gene encoding calcium-responsive transcription factor-like isoform X1, which encodes MEAQVWDGECVVTEGDALDSENNGASASPQDAQADIPECGAGEVAGGSSPAQVKLETQEPSVIVPVAVSGGGLQAQVKLETQEASQNSLLAQNAPLPDSRAQTEEFIIFDQNGQPLQYERMVILTGQSENGQLYVIPSNHFGGAQVLLPQGQLMDIGETAGPCVEKSSTEHAQTITLTAITDPASGSTVLTSPPVTQSKAEPQSSPDSCPAPPKPLPPNTPSWAHLLHSCEKIGDSYRGFCTNEAELEAVLMLHKQHTHSVFGTRQSPSPAKPATRLMWKSQYVPYDGIPFVNAGSRAIVMECQFGPRRKGLQPKKTPEQEISTRAQYKATCPARIYIKKVRKFPEYRVPTDPKVDKKVVRQEQEKAFFNLKKSLWDAGGVLRYYVQLPTQKAHLYHSMDTPVLPSLPAQLLLPKEEEPEEEEEEDEDEEGAGGEGGTAEDGSFVPSRLHPRVAEKIVELVAQGHSQVYAVRKQLRKFVEREMFKSDKVPERHNLCYFPTVNDIKNHIHEAQKQLQPGGAGFEPEGTDAQWAAGSESAFSETVTLTLAPATEATPQRGEALEGSDTLSHEAMQLFSSLTALQPKIFAQLHGVQFQPALCGSDRPPPPQRDLAPPPDAPGAAPPQPLLLSPAQFLQPAAPLGEGVSLSDPAPLLGVGQLVSVSALTDGSGEGGVHQILLDDGQAIPVQIVEPVTGAGVSVPEDQSEASELEVSGTDGLHSPKD
- the LOC135240690 gene encoding calcium-responsive transcription factor-like isoform X2, with product MEAQVWDGECVVTEGDALDSENNGASASPQDAQADIPECGAGEVAGGSSPAQVKLETQEPSVIVPVAVSGGGLQAQVKLETQEASQNSLLAQNAPLPDSRAQTEEFIIFDQNGQPLQYERMVILTGQSENGQLYVIPSNHFGGAQVLLPQGQLMDIGETAGPCVEKSSTEHAQTITLTAITDPASGSTVLTSPPVTQSKAEPQSSPDSCPAPPKPLPPNTPSWAHLLHSCEKIGDSYRGFCTNEAELEAVLMLHKQHTHSVFGTRQSPSPAKPATRLMWKSQYVPYDGIPFVNAGSRAIVMECQFGPRRKGLQPKKTPEQEISTRAQYKATCPARIYIKKVRKFPEYRVPTDPKVDKKVVRQEQEKAFFNLKKSLWDAGGVLRYYVQLPTQKAHLYHSMDTPVLPSLPAQLLLPKEEEPEEEEEEDEDEEGAGGEGGTAEDGSFVPSRLHPRVAEKIVELVAQGHSQVYAVRKQLRKFVEREMFKSDKVPERHNLCYFPTVNDIKNHIHEAQKQLQPGGAGFEPEGTDAQWAAGSESAFSETVTLTLAPATEATPQRGEALEGSDTLSHEAMQLFSSLTALQPKIFAQLHGVQFQPALCGSDRPPPPQRDLAPPPDAPGAAPPQPLLLSPAQFLQPAAPLGEGVSLSDPAPLLGVGQLVSVSALTDGSGEGGVHQILLDDGQAIPVQIVEPVTGVSVPEDQSEASELEVSGTDGLHSPKD